From Nocardioides faecalis:
CCCCACGGACCAGCCCCGGGAGACGCCATGTCCCAGCTCCACCACCCCGCCGGCGACATCACCCTCGCCGTGCCCCGGCACTGGCGGCGGCGCAGCGACCCCGCCCGCGGCGTGGTGCTCGCCGCCCGCGCCCGCGAGCTGCCGGCCAGCGGACTGGCCCCGGAGCTCGTGCTGCGGGCGGTGCCGATCACCTCGGGCCTCGACGCGTGGCGCACCGAGGCGACGGCGCTGCTCGCCGCTCAGCTCGCGGACTTCGAGCTGGAGGACGCGGAGCGCTACGACCTCGGCGGCGAGGAGGTCGACTACCGCCGCTTCGGCCACCGGGTCGGTGACGTGGCGGTCGTGTGCGACCAGTGGGCCTGGGCCCTCGGGGACCTGGGCGTGACGCTGACCGGCTCGGTGGCCCGGGAGGACTACCTGGACTACGGCGACGTCTTCGAGGAGGTCGCGACGACGGTGCGCATCCCGGGCGCGGCCGGATGGGAGCCCTGAGCCCCTGCCATCCGAGGGGCCGTCCGCAGCCCTCAGCGCTCGGGGTCGAGCAGGGTCTCCGGGCCGGCTCGGCCGAGCAGGATCCGCAGCGCCTGCGTCCACCGCTCGCGCAGCACCAGGGGCAGGTCGGTGTCGCGCAGCCGGTCCGCGCCGCCGGAGAGCAGGGTGGTCATCACGATCCCGGTGAGCGCGTCGATGGTGAGGGTGACCAGGGTGGCCGCCCGCGGATCCGCGGCGAGCTCGTCGCCGAGGGCGGCGACGAACAGCTCGTGCGTGGCGCTCATCAGGCCCGCCTCGTGCGGGCGCAGCGCCGTACGCAGCTCGGCGTCGGTGCGACCGGCGACCCACAGCTCCAGCGCCGCCAGGAACGTGTCGCTGGTCAGGTCGGTCCAGACCAGCTCGACCAGCGTCTCGATCCGGTCCGCGTCGGCCGGCACCTGCTCGAGCGCGGCCCGGGTGGCGGCCAGGCGCTGCTCGACGACGTGCGCGGTGGCGGCCACCATCAGCTCGGCCTTGGTCGGGAAGTGGTGCTGCACGGTGCCGCGCCCGGCGCCGCTGCGCTCCTGGATCGCGGTGATCGAGGTGGCGGCGTACCCCTCGCGCAGCAGGCACTCGACCGCCGCGGCCAGCAGCCGGGCTCGGGTCTCGGTGCGGCGCTCGTCCTGGGAGCGGCGCGCTGCCTTCCTCGCCATGCGCTGCACCCTACCCACATTTCCAGTACGCTCATATTGTTTGTTCGTCCCCGCTGCCCCGAAGGACCCCGATGGACCTGCGCAAGGACCTCCGCAAGACCCGCAAGCAGATGCGCGCCGCCGCCACCACGGCCCGCTGGTTCGCCGACAACCCTGCGGTCGTGCGCGACCTCGCCGTGGGCGCCGTGCGGGCCAAGATCGGGCGCGGCGAGGCCGACACCGGCACGAGCGCCGCCGCCGCGGCGGCCGGAGACCGGGTCGTCCCCGCCGGTCTCGCCGACTTCGACCGGCAGGTCTCCGCCTCCGCCGACTCCCCCGCCACGCCTGCACAGATCCGCGCCCTGGCCGGCGACCTCAGCCTGCTGCCGCAGTGGATGACCATCCACGGCGGCTTCCGCGGCGCCGCGCCCACCGGCGCCGCCGCCGGCGTCACCTACACCCAGCAGCTGAAGATCATGGGCGTGCCCGCCGAGATCGCCTGGGAGGTCACCCAGGCCGACGACACCACCGTCGGGCTCTTCGGCACCGGACCGATGGGCCTGAGCCTGGGCCTGTGGCTCAGCGTCGAGGCGACGCCGGAGGGCACCCGCGCCTGGATCGACGCCGGCATGGGCGGCGAGCCGCTGCGCGGCCCGATGGGCGCCACCATCTCCAAGACCGTCGGCGCCGAGATGGCCGACTCCCTGGCACAGCTGGTCGCGCTGCACGAGGCCGGCGTGGAGGGCAAGGGCGGCACCGGTGCGGCACCGGTCACCCACCGCCGCACCGGCCGGGTGCTCGACCCGAGCACCCCGGTGATCGTCGGCGTCGGCCAGGTCGTCCAGCGCACCCCGGACCCCACCAAGGACCCCGCCACGCTCGCCGCCCAGGCGCTGCGCCAGGCCGCCGACGACGCCGGCGCGCCCGGCCTGCTGCAGGCCGCCGACGCGGTGTACGCCGTCTCCAGCGCGTCGTACACCTATGGCGACCAGGCCCGCGCCACCGCCGACGCGCTCGGCATCTCCCCGGAGCGGACCGTGCAGTCGGTGCCGTTCGGCGGTGACTCCGGCCAGGTGCTCGTCAACGCCGCCGCCGAGGCGGTCGCCGCCGGCGACGCCTCCGTCGTCCTGGTCTGCGGCGCCGAGGCCGGTGCCTCCTTCGCCCACGCGCAGAAGCAGGGCGTCGAGGTCGACTGGCCCGAGCAGCCGGCCGGCACGAAGCCCGACCAGGTGCTCGGCAACGACCGCGACGCCAACAACGAGGCCGAGGCGCAGGCCGGGCTGATGGCGCCGATCTACGTCTACGCCCTGCTCGAGAACGCGATGCGGGCCAAGCTCGGCAACAGCCGCGAGGAGCACCAGGCCCGGATCACCGGCCTGTGGTCGCGCTACTCCGAGATCGCCGCCGCCAACCCCTACGCCTGGCAGCCCGAGGCGTACACCCCCGAGCAGCTGGCCACCGCGGACGCGGACAACCGGATGATCTCCGCGCCGTACTCCAAGCTGCTGTGCGCCAACATGACCGTGGACCTGGCCAGCGGCATCATCGTCACCTCCGTCGCCGCCGCCGAGGCCGCCGGCATCGACCAGGACCTGTGGGTCTTCCCCCAGGTCGGCGCCTCCGGGCACGACGAGTGGTTCGTCTCCGAGCGAGGCGACCTGGCCTCCTCCCCGGCGATCCGCGCCCTCGGCACCGCCGCGCTGCAGCACGCCGGGCTGAGCATCGACGACGTCCGGCACGTGGACCTCTACTCCTGCTTCCCCGTCGCGGTGCAGATCGCCGCCAGCGAGCTGGGCCTGCCGCTGGACGACCCCGAGCGTCCGCTCAGCCTGACCGGCGGCCTGACGTTCGGCGGCGGACCGGGCAACAACTACGGCGGGCACAACATCGCCGCGATGGTCGCCGCGCTGCGCCAGGACCCGGGCGGCTACGGCCTGACCACCTCGCTGGGCTGGTACGTCACCAAGCACGCCCTGGGCCTGTACTCCACCGAGCCGCCGGCCGCACCGTTCGAGTTCCTGCACCCGGTGCTGGACCCCGAGCCGAGCCGCCCGGCGCTGCTGGGCTACTCCGGTCCCGCGGTGGTGGAGTCGTACACGGTGATCTACGACCGCGACAACACCCCGTCGACCGCGATCGTCTCGGCGATCACCCCTGAGGGTGCCCGGGTGCTGGTGCGCAGCGAGGAGCCGGGCGTGGCCACCGAGCTCGCCACCGCCGACCCGCTCGGCTGGCAGGTCGAGGTGTCCGGCAGCAAGCAGCTCACCGTCACCGGCCGCGAGCCGGTCGAGGTGCCGGCGGTGCCGGAGCCCACGGTGCTGGTCGAGAAGCGCGGCGCCGTACGGGTCATCACCTTGAACCGGCCGCACCGGCGCAACGCGATCGACCACCCCACCGCCGA
This genomic window contains:
- a CDS encoding TetR/AcrR family transcriptional regulator; this translates as MARKAARRSQDERRTETRARLLAAAVECLLREGYAATSITAIQERSGAGRGTVQHHFPTKAELMVAATAHVVEQRLAATRAALEQVPADADRIETLVELVWTDLTSDTFLAALELWVAGRTDAELRTALRPHEAGLMSATHELFVAALGDELAADPRAATLVTLTIDALTGIVMTTLLSGGADRLRDTDLPLVLRERWTQALRILLGRAGPETLLDPER
- a CDS encoding type II toxin-antitoxin system Rv0910 family toxin, yielding MDLRKDLRKTRKQMRAAATTARWFADNPAVVRDLAVGAVRAKIGRGEADTGTSAAAAAAGDRVVPAGLADFDRQVSASADSPATPAQIRALAGDLSLLPQWMTIHGGFRGAAPTGAAAGVTYTQQLKIMGVPAEIAWEVTQADDTTVGLFGTGPMGLSLGLWLSVEATPEGTRAWIDAGMGGEPLRGPMGATISKTVGAEMADSLAQLVALHEAGVEGKGGTGAAPVTHRRTGRVLDPSTPVIVGVGQVVQRTPDPTKDPATLAAQALRQAADDAGAPGLLQAADAVYAVSSASYTYGDQARATADALGISPERTVQSVPFGGDSGQVLVNAAAEAVAAGDASVVLVCGAEAGASFAHAQKQGVEVDWPEQPAGTKPDQVLGNDRDANNEAEAQAGLMAPIYVYALLENAMRAKLGNSREEHQARITGLWSRYSEIAAANPYAWQPEAYTPEQLATADADNRMISAPYSKLLCANMTVDLASGIIVTSVAAAEAAGIDQDLWVFPQVGASGHDEWFVSERGDLASSPAIRALGTAALQHAGLSIDDVRHVDLYSCFPVAVQIAASELGLPLDDPERPLSLTGGLTFGGGPGNNYGGHNIAAMVAALRQDPGGYGLTTSLGWYVTKHALGLYSTEPPAAPFEFLHPVLDPEPSRPALLGYSGPAVVESYTVIYDRDNTPSTAIVSAITPEGARVLVRSEEPGVATELATADPLGWQVEVSGSKQLTVTGREPVEVPAVPEPTVLVEKRGAVRVITLNRPHRRNAIDHPTAELLERVVDAFEADPTAKVAILTGAGGTFSAGMDLKAAAGGQFPLTERRGPLGITGAPIRKPVIAAVEGHALAGGCELALVADLIVASTESQFGLPEPKRGLVAAAGGVLRLAQRLPRNVAMEMVLSGDPQPATRMAELGLVNRLAEPGKVLDAALELAEQILRNAPISLEVGKQIITESPDWSREEEFARQSDLAGRALFSDDATEGVAAFAENRDPVWTGR